The Antechinus flavipes isolate AdamAnt ecotype Samford, QLD, Australia chromosome 4, AdamAnt_v2, whole genome shotgun sequence genomic interval aataatttctttaatcttccaatgagaagaaaaagttggGAGAACAAGATAAAATCAATGGCGGAGAGGGTTGGAAGGATAGAAAATTAAGATTTATccaagaagaagaaggaatacTACCATACCAGGGAGATGGGGTTCAGGGAAGGACAACATTATCTgtcacacaccaaaaaaaaaaaaaaaacccagatatcttataatgaattccatttgagTAGAATGGGTACGATGAGAGGTTGTCTTTTCTCAAATAATGCTTTTACCTCTCAAGATTTCATCTCGTATAGGGCTCTGAGGGAAGCCAGAATACAAAATGGTGAGAGAAATATGGAACCAAAGATAGAATAACTTGGACAGGTAATGATCACAATAAGGGCAGGATGCAGGATTAGCCATAAAAACTCAGGAAACTACAGACCAATATGATTGATGActatcatgaaaaaaattaagaccttcccagaaaaaaaagatattggctATATTTAGATGAAACATGATTTATATCCCGTCCAAATAACCACTTCAAGACTCTTGATATCCATTATTTATCATGGGCTTTCTGTTCCACCCTGCAAATCAAATCCTCTGTACCAATTTTCTGCTATTTGATTTAGTAATCATAATCAGTTCGATACTACCATTATTTCTGGTAAAGTCATGTCAGGAAAATTCCTATGGTTCCACTTGACATCTCTGTGACCCAGATCCTGATGCCCTTCCCTGGCCTTAACACCCCTTTACATATTGTTTCCTCTTTTCTGACTAGAAGCTGACTTAGGGCAGATgctgttttgttgttgtatttATGTAACAAACagaatgtttttcatttattcattgaggTGAACTTGAAACTGTCATGACccatttccaattctaaattctgtAATCCTATAATCCTATGGCCCCTGCCTTCAGCAAATGTATGAAGCTCACAGAGGTTCTTGTGTAAAACACCCTAAAACAATGATAGATGGGAGCTAATTTTGGCTCAAATTGGGGAGCTCCTAATGTAATCATGATGAGTAGGTGAGGAGCAGTTAGCTTAGTTAATATTGTTGGTGACAAGGGTGGAGAAAGAGGGGTGGCGCTGGGTTTGGTTGAGAATGAATCAGGCCATCCCACAGAAAGGGAGTCACCACCCTGAGATGGATGATTAGACCCAGTATAAGAAGCCCAGTATCCCAGACAGTTGATACCCTGCAAGTTGCTTCTATCTCCATCCTCTTTGTTCCTTTGGTGAACAAGGTAAGTGAGGACTTCTTCAGTCTTGCTACGACTACAGGCATTTAGTGTGGTAACAGGCATAAATCTAGGGAATGGGGTGATTAGAACAGGAACCCTGAACTGGTACCAGAAGAGCAGGGTTCAGATTATAGCTCTTCcccttaatagctgtgtaaccttgggtagctaggtggcaccatagtatACAGAATACTagggctagagtcaggaagacctgcattcaaatttgactttaggcACTTACTAAccatgtaactctgggcaagtcacttaaccactattctccttatctgtaaagtgagggtaGGGAACAACATGATCTCTAAGGTGCTTTCCAGCACTCCTCTGTTAGGATGCCTATAGAGGCCTATAAGAGCATCTGGCAGTTTTGTTTTCCCCTCCCTTTAAGGCCATCATCAGGATAAGAGTAGGTTTTGCTTCCAGTCCTGTCTTTCAAGACTTCCTATGGGACCTTGGAGCTTAAGTCTCTAGGACTGAGTGTTTTATTGTATTGATGAAGAAGAATTTCCCTGCTCTACCTTTCCCCATGACACAGTTCAAAGGGAAAACAGATAAGATGGGAAATAAGTTCAAGAATGTTATTGTAGAAAATTGTCACTTGAAGCCccttaaagaatataaaaaatggcAGTAAAGGGTTATGTTTTCTCCCTCCAGGTCAATTAAATTGTGCACCAAGATGTCTCATCTCTTGGCAAGCATCTCCACCATCATGGATGTTTTCTACCAATATTGTGACCAAGACGAGGACACAATGAGCCAAAGTGCACTGAAGGAATTTCTGGAGAATGAGCTGCAATGTATTCTGAAGGTGAGTTTTCTATTAAATGCAATGGGCTGGGACAAAAGGCAggtgtattttcttttatttggtatttttcatattcagccattcctaaaAAGAGGGAGccaggtggtatagtagatagagtacaggAGAGAGGAAGTTCTTATTGTTGTGGTTGAATGATTTTCCAATAGTGCCAAAAccttagtgaccccatttggggttttcttggcaaagatactagttcatcatttccttctccagctcatttgacagatgaaaaaactgagacgaACAAgggtaaatgacttacccaaaatcacatagttgataagtgtctgaggccagatttaaattcagggaCTCCACACAAGAGGAggagtgctctatccactgctctacctaCTTCCCTGAGAGGGAGGGAAAACTGAGGTCAAACtctacttcagacatttactagctgtgtgatcctgagcaagctaCTTAACAAGTCTCAGCTTCAgtcttttttatctgtaaaatgggagagaatAGCATCTCCCTTATAGGAGTATTGggatacacatatatctatatgtgtatattcagaaagaacatatataaagtgctttgcactcTCAAAGAAGTATATAAAATCCTAGTTAACACTTGCTTCTAATTAGTAGGAAGCAAAAAAATTCACATAATCAATATTCCATCTGAGTCCTGTAAAGAGCATTCTAAAATTAAATACAGCAATGATAATATCTGATGTTTAGTGAGGTAATAGATAATGAGCCAGCCTTGAACCCCAAAATCTGTATCCAATTCCTCACTAATACAtataagctgtgtgatcctagacaaatcacaTAACTTCTAAGTACTAAAAGCAACTAAGACTATGTATGTACCAATCTCTGTATTGGTAGAGGAGACGATAGTCTACCTATTCATTGAAAGCACACATTCTGGAGAACTAATTGGTGGAATAGATAGAGCAAAGGCCCTatagtcagaaggacctgagttcaaagccgttctcaaatatttactagctgtgtgaccctcgacaagtcatttaatcatgatTGCctctgaaaggaaggaaggaaagagggaagaagggaagaagggagggaaggaatgaggaaaggagagagggagtgagagaggaaaaaggggaggaaggaaggaaataagaaaaggaaggaggaaggaaaaaggggaagcaAGAAAAACACATTCAGTAGTTTTCAAAGGGCAATaaaaagatgaagaggaaagTCAATCATATTTGTTGATTGGTGATTCCCAAAGACTTAATACAAATTTAACCTATTGTTTCTGTTGAAATTATCATACTTCCATAAATAGTGTCTTATATACATTCATTCTCTTGCTCAACAGAATTCCCCCCTGATAACTAATGCTATTTGTTCCCTAAATATGACTGTCTACTGACAATGAACAGAGTAAGAGCAGGGTAGCAGGGACTAATTAGAGTCCATCTAGGTACAACTACATGCACCAGTGGCTAACACACCTTCATTTATTGGGGATGTAGTAATTTCAGATTCATTGGAGGTGTTTTTGCATCTTGCTTTTTTGTACAGAATCCAGGAGATGCTGATACTGTGGATGTCTTCATGCTTAATATGGATCATGATCGTAACAGAAGAATAGATTTTACTGAGTTTTTGTTGATGATATTCAAGCTGACAATGGCATTCAACAAAACCTTCAAAGAAGagtattgtcatcatcatcatgagGATCAgactgaagaagaggaagaagaacaaaagggGGGAGAAGCAGAtggactgaaaaaaagaaaaaatgaatctaGGAAAAAGGCCCATCAGCAGCTTCTGAAGAAGGAGAAAGTCTCAGTAACCCTCAGTCCTCAAGCACAGGGAAATATAGTTCTGGCTCAGGCTCTGGCTCCAGACAGTCATCTAGCTCTGGTCAACATGGGTCAAGATCAGACCACTCATCAAGCAATAGAGGTCATGGATCTAATGTAGGTCAAGGTCATAGTTCCCATTCCCAGCAGTCCTCCAGCTCTGGCCAACATGGCTCACACTCAGATTCTGACTCAGAATCTGGCTCAGGTCAAACTTCAAGCTCTAAGCACCAGGGGTCTAGATCAGATCATTCCAGCTCTGGAAGACATGGTTCCAGAATCACTCATTCCTCCTCTCAGAGAAGACATAGGTCCAGCTCAGGTGAACAATCTGAAACTTCTCAAGATCAAGGACATAGTTCTAGCTCCCATCAATCCTCCAGCTCAGGGAAACATGGCTCTGGCTCCATCTCAGGCTCAGGTTCTGGCTCTGGCTCACAGTCATCTAGCTCAAAAAAACATGGCTCAAGCTCAGATTCTGGCTCTGGCTCCAGGCAATCATCTAGCTCTGGTCAATATGGATCAAGATCAGATCATTCATCAAGCAACAGGGGTCATGGATCTACTGGAGGTCAAAGGCATAGTTCCCATACCCAGCAGTCCTCCAGCTCTGGCCAACATGGCTCACATTCAGATTCTGGCTCAGGCTCTAACTCTGCCTCTGAATTTGATTCAGAATGTGTCTCAGGTCAGTCCTCAAGCTCTAGGAAACAGGGTTCAAGATCAGGCCATTCCTCTAGGTCTGAGAGACATGATTCAGGCTCAGCTCAATCCTCTCAGAGAAGACACAGGTCCAGCTCAGGTGAGCAATCTGGAATTTCTCAAGACCGAGGACATAGTTCCCATCAGTCCTCTAGCTCTGGGAAACATGGCTCTGGTTCAGGCTCAGGCTCAGGCTCTAGGCAGTCATCTAGCTCTGGTCAACATGGGTCAAGATCAGACCACTCATCAAGCAATAGAGGTCATGGATCTAATGTAGGTCAAGGTCATAGTTCCCATTCCCAGCAGTCCTCCAGCTCTGGCCAACATGGCTCACACTCAGATTCTGACTCAGAATCTGGCTCAGGTCAAACTTCAAGCTCTAAGCACCAGGGGTCTAGATCAGATCATTCCAGCTCTGGAAGACATGGTTCCAGAATCACTCATTCCTCCTCTCAGAGAAGACATAGGTCCAGCTCAGGTGAACAATCTGAAACTTCTCAAGATCAAGGACATCGTTCCAGCTCCCATCAATCCTCCAGCTCAGGGAAACATGGCTCTGGCTCCATCTCAGGCTCAGGTTCTGGCTCTGGCTCACAGTCATCTAGCTCAAAAAAACATGGCTCAAGCTCAGATTCTGGCTCTGGCTCCAGACAATCATCTAGCTCTGGTCAATATGGATCAAGATCAGATCACTCATCAAGCAAAAGGGGTCATGGATCTAATGTAGATCAAGATCATAGTTCCCATTCCCAAAAATCCTCCATCTCTGGATCAGGTCAGGTCTCCTCTCAGAGAAAACATAGGTCTAACTCAGGTGAAGAATCAGGAAACCAGGGTTGTAGGGTAATTAGTTTCAGCTCCATTCAGCCTTCAAGTTCCAAGAATAATGGCTCTGACACTGCGGCAGGCTTTGGCCAGTCCTCTAGCACTAGTCAGTATGGCTCAGGATTAGGTCAGTCATCTACTAGAAAGGGACATGGATCTGGTTCACATGGCAAGATAGGTATTCCCATAGGAGAGGGGCAGAGTTCCAGTTCCCAGCAGTCTTCTGGCTCTGGCCAACATGGCTCATACTCAGATTCTGGCTCTGGCTCTAGGCAGTCATCTAGCTCTGGTCAACATGGGTCAAGATCAGATCATTCATCAAGCAATAGGGGTCATGGATCTAATATAGGTCAAGGTCACAGTTCCGGTTCCCAGCAGTCCTCCAGCTCTGGCCAACATGGCTCACAGTCAGATTCTGACTCAGAATATGGCTCAGATCAAGCTTCAAGCTCTAAGCGCCAGGGGTCTAGATCAGACCATTCTTCCAGGTCTGGGAAACACCAATCAGGCTCAGGTCACTCCTCCTCTCAGAGAAGTCATAGGTCCAGCTCAGGTGAGCAATCTGGAACTTCCCAAGATCAAGGACATAGTTCCAGCTCCCATCAGTCTTCTAGTTCTGGGAAACATGGCTCTGGTTCAGGTTCAGGCTCAGGCTCTGGCTCCAGACAGTCATCTAGCTCTGGTCAATATGGGTCAAGATCAGATCATTCATCAAGCAACAGGGGTCATGGATCTACTGGAGGTCAAAGGCATAGTTCCCATACCCAGCAGTCCTCCAGCTCAGGCCAACATGGCTCACACTCAGATTCTGGCTCAGGCTCTAACTCTGCCTCTGAATCTGACTCAGAATATGACTCAGAATATGGCTCAGGTCAGTCCTCAAACTCTAGGCAACAGGGTTCAAGATCAGGCCATTCCTCCAGGTCTGGGAGACATGACTCAGGCTCAGCTCAATCTTCCTCTCAGAGAAGACACAGGTCCAGCTCAGGTGAGCAATCTGGAATTTCTCAAGATCGAGGACATAGTTCCCATCAGTCCTCTAGCTCTGGGAAACATGGCTCTGGTTCAGGCTCAGGCTCAGGCTCAGGCTCTAGGCAGTCATCTAGCTCTGGTCAACATGGGTCAAGATCAGATTACTCCTCAAGCAATAGGGGTCATGGATCTAATGTAGGTCAAGGTCATAGTTCCCATTCCCAGAAGTCCTCCAGCTCTGGCCAACATGGCTCACACTCAGATTCTGGCTCAGAATCTGGCTCAGGTCAAACTTCAAGCTCTAAGCACCAAGGGTCTAGATCAGATCATTCCAGCTCTGGAAGACATGGTTCCAGAATCACTCATTCCTCCTCTCAGAGAAGACATAGGTCCAGCTCAGGTGAACAATCTGAAACTTCTCAAGATCAAGGACATCGTTCCAGCTCCCATCAGTCCTCCAGCTCAGGAAAACATGGCTCTAGCTCCAGCTCAGGCTCTGGCTCCAGGCAGTCCTCTAGCTCAGGAAAATATGGATCAgactctggctctggctctggctctggctccaAACAGTCCTCTACCTCTGGCCAATATGGATCAGATTCAGGTCAGTCATCAAGCAACAGGGGTCATGGAATTAGTCCACGTGACAAGATAGGTGTTGCTACAGGTGAAGGTCATAGATCCCATACTCAGCAGTCTTCCAGCTCTGGGCAACATGCCTCTGAACATGGCTCAGATCAGCTTTCTCTGAAGAGAAAGCAGCAATATTTCTAAGAGTAGCCACATTCTAGTCCTAAAGGATCCATGTTCTCCCTCTTTTAATTAATCAGATTTGGTGGCCTATATCCTATACCTCCGTGATTCTTCTTTGATATATGGATCCACTTATGGGAGAGAtctattcatttttttgctttgcctttttgACAATTATATGACCTGAGCCTATCATAACACTTTTTTTCTGGGGTTAgagaaatcctttttaaaattcttctgttCTATGTAgaattttatgcttttcttcctatttgcttttgatttcttttagctATATCATTTAGTAATATAGCTTGTTGTTTACTTGATTAGCTAATCAAGAGGGGAATAAATGAAAGAAGGTAAACACAGTCAGGGATTGATTGGAAAGCCAAATTAGGAAGTGTTTGGGGTATTTGGTATAACAATGGCacttttcttcatttgagaactTGACTTATGAAACACCTTTGTGATTGTGAATTGATATTATGGGCAATCAATAATCTCTAAGGAGCTAAAAGATAGTTGAATAGATTCCTGGTCTTTAATTGCAAAATCATACTTCCAGTCCTATGTTCCAGATAGAATGCTATACTGTGGGAATAAGTATTAAGATTATAAAAGCAGGGAAGCATCTTCAGTACTTTTGAAGTTCACAATGGTGATAAAACCCTGATTCCTTAGAGTATTTTCATAAGAAAACCAACAATCtttaagagaatttggaattatgcccttCTCCCTCAGAAACAGATGAAAAGAGGTAGTTGAGAGGTAGTAATGTCTCCCATTTTGATCCAAAGAGCAAAATTATGGGCACTAACAACATTAAAGAATGTGCATTTAGAAACTATTGTAAATTTGAAATCTAGGGAATAATTTCTTCAACTTCTGACTTTAGACTACCTCGTCCTTTCACCAAACGTTACACTTAAGAGAATGGTATCtatgaggagaagggaagagaaaatgtaCATTATTATTGTGAAGCTCTTATAATTGGCTATAATAAATTCAAGATTATTGACTCTTAATTGTTATAGGacatttgataaatttttaaaattgaatttcaacaTAATTAACAATAAACAATTGATTATCAAATAATATGATGTGTATCTTCTCTGCTTCAAAATAATAGTCAAAAAATATTGATTCTGTCCAACTGTGGAAAATAAAAGTTGGAAAACTGGAGGAGTGCAAAGCAATACCAGGTAGCTAGTTATAAGACATGAGTCATGATCTTCCAGAGAGAAAGGTCATGAAAAAATTCATCTAAGAGTAATTTTTTTCACACATAATATAGTACATACATGTATCCAAATGGGTCCGCACATTACTCAGCTGCAGGATACTTAGCCTTGGGGACATTTGcagcagaggaagagagaaaagacaaagaatgagaaggcaaaaagcaatttttaaaaaaagaaataaaactcacaagcataaaaaaatgaataaaaattcatgGAAGACAGGAAACATATAACATGTGTCTGTGtttgtatgcatatgtacatatacatattatatgtgtatgtataatgaaAAATTAACCCAAAATTGCCGATGAACAAAAGATATAGCTGTAGCTTCCCTAAAAATCATCATAAAAGAGTAAGATAATCTAGTATTGTTCCAAGTagaacaacattttttttctttttttatttagtttcttttaaatttatggaataaaacaaacatttccataaaatagcATGATAAATTGCACATAAAAccacaaatctattatgtacaacttgctattccttttaaatatatagtaatgTAATCAAGGAAATTTGTCCATCCCTCACTGTAAAGATGGCAACTATTAGACAGAAATATGTATTCCATGTAATATCATTTGATACAGACTTCTATTAATCAtttttcctctggatgcagatagaatCTTCCTTCATGTGTCTTTGTGGTTAGAGTAtttataaaagtcaaaatgattcATTCActaaaaattgttcttaaaacaatattgctgggacttctggccaagatggtggagaggaggcacacatctccataagctccgcgttttctctcaaaattcatttcatgacaagcctctgaattaatgcttgactgaaaaaaaaaacccacaaataattaccaagagaggatatccttgaaatttgccaggaaagatctgtttttgctggAGGGCaaggatggttttagatcaggcacaggctgagagcaggcagcagcagcgagagcagGGTAGGCAgttcacagctgagcagaccagaatggggtggagtgtgatctcaactgtctctgcggggagagctttggtacaggattggatactttgccctggcagcaagccagtagacaagcagagaagctaaaaacacaaggGGTAAAGAATACAACCCTGAAAAGCTacagtctctcaggacctggctacccctcccccacagtgtctcagcatgcccgccccccccccaaaaaaagcagattctatttgtttttcttttctttttttctttgctagtttgtctttggttcttctctgacaaaatgaacaatctagcagcatccacattaaaggatcaaagggcctggaatatgatattgcaaaaggctaaggaacttggtatggaaccaaaaataacttacccaaccagaatgagtatctttttccagggaagaagatggacatttgatgaaataagtgaatttcacctattcttgatgaaaaaaatcacaacaaacaaaagtttgatctacaattatagaactcaagagaaacctaaaaaggtaaaaagaaatcttgggaactatatttctgctataaagatatataaagaacacacgtatactttgttctagaaactagaggtggaaaggaaattgtatcagaaaaagggtaaagtggggatactacatctcatgaagaggcaaaggaaacctattatatctgagagaaagaatggagggggatgaatatagtgtgtatattactgccatcagaattggcttaaagagaaaaattttagacatatttgatttatgatgaaacttctcccacctcattgaaaagtgggaagggaaaagtgaaaagggaaggaataagctaagcggaagggaatacgaaaactgggagggaaaggggtaagatagggggaagaactctaaggtgagagggggagggatactaaaaagggagggctgtgagaagcaagtggtgctcacaactttaatactggggagggggttatgggggaatgaagggagaaaaggataaacaggggttaacaagagggcaagtaatacagaattggtcattttaaccataattgtgaatggggtaaactcccccataaagaggaagcagttagcagaatggatgaaaagccagaatcctacaatatgttgtttacaggaaacacacctgaagcggggagatacatgcagagtaaaggaaaaaggttggagcagaatctactatgctttaggtgaagtcaaaaaagcgggggtagccatcctgatctcagatcaagctaaagcaaaaattgatctaattaaaagagataaggaagggcactatatcttgctaaagggtagcatagataatgaagcaatatcaatattaaacatatatgcaccaaatggtgtagcatctaaattcttaaaagagaaattaaaagagctgtaagaagaaatagacagcaaaactataatagtgggagatctcaaccttgcactctcagaattagataaatcaaaccacaaaataaataagaaagaagtcaaagagataaatagaatactagaaaactggatctctggagaaaactaaatggagacagagaggagtacactttcttctcaacaattcatggaacctatacaaaaattgaccatatattaggatataaaaacttccaactcaaatgcagtaaggcagaaatggtaaatgcatctttttcagaccatgatgcagtgaaaattacattcaacaaaaagccagagggaaacagaccaaaaaataattggaaactaaataatctcatactaaagaatgattgggtgaaacagcaaatcatagacataattaataacttcacccaagaaaatgacaataatgagatgtcataccaaaatgtgtgggatgcagtcaagcagtaataaggggaaatatctttatattctttatagccttattttcataaaatagagaaagagaaggtcgatgaattgggcttgcaactaaaaatgctagaaaaggaacaaattaaaaacccccaatcaaacactaaacttgaaattctaaaaataaaaggagagattaataaaattgaaagtaaacaaACTATTggattaattaataaaatgaagagttggttctatgaaaaaaccaacaaaatagacaaacccttagtacatctgattttaaaaaggaaagaagaaaatcaaattgttagtcttaaaaatgaaaagggaaaactcgccactaacaaagaggaaattagagcaataattaggaattactttgcccaactttatgccaataaatttgacaacttaaatgaaatggaagaataccttcaaaaatatagtttgcccagattaacagaggaagaagtaaatggaCTAAacagtaccattttagaaaaagaaatagaacaagctatttaccaactccctaagaaaaaatccccaggaccagatggatttacatgtgaattctaccaaacatttaaagaacaattaattccaatactatataaactatttgaaaaaatagggattgaaggagtcctaccaaactccttttacgacacagacatggtactgatacctaaaccaggtaggtcaaaaccagagaaagaaaattgtagaccaatctccctaatgaatattgatgctaaaatcttaaataaaatattagcaaaaagattacagaaaatcatctgttggaatccttacaaagtgtcaAGTtgttagaattgatagagacaataattatctaatttagcgtgGTTCActatgattgatttgatcttacaaggagatgttatgggccagaagaaacaaggtactaagtggaactgagaaacaatgcttgtgttcacacctttagagtgttcatataagcaagaagatTTTAGGGCcagaggaaacccataatcccattctcagatcccacaatcccactctcttggagaaggagcatagAGATTCAGTGAGCCAGTTAAGgaagttcagctgaaaagattgagaggggagcatcaagtcagttcagagccagaagccctctctgggaggcaagagagattcattccatcttccatcttggtgctggctggaggctgaagaaagcagaagcagaagaaaaggataaagctgcaagagctcttagaaccaaggagagagagaggcctctaagaaagctaaccaggcttggaaagagataagaaataaacatttgcattctatctgctggctgtatttgaagtgattattacttttaactgaaactaaggctgcttccagataacctccccaagaaacctgttcccagagagaagtattttattttaaagaagaaaaacactgcaatcatccccaggataacatactatgaccaagtaggatttatacc includes:
- the LOC127561222 gene encoding hornerin-like, with product MSHLLASISTIMDVFYQYCDQDEDTMSQSALKEFLENELQCILKEKGPSAASEEGESLSNPQSSSTGKYSSGSGSGSRQSSSSGQHGSRSDHSSSNRGHGSNVGQGHSSHSQQSSSSGQHGSHSDSDSESGSGQTSSSKHQGSRSDHSSSGRHGSRITHSSSQRRHRSSSGEQSETSQDQGHSSSSHQSSSSGKHGSGSISGSGSGSGSQSSSSKKHGSSSDSGSGSRQSSSSGQYGSRSDHSSSNRGHGSTGGQGHSSGSQQSSSSGQHGSQSDSDSEYGSDQASSSKRQGSRSDHSSRSGKHQSGSGHSSSQRSHRSSSGEQSGTSQDQGHSSSSHQSSSSGKHGSGSGSGSGSGSRQSSSSGQYGSRSDHSSSNRGHGSTGGQRHSSHTQQSSSSGQHGSHSDSGSGSNSASESDSEYDSEYGSGQSSNSRQQGSRSGHSSRSGRHDSGSAQSSSQRRHRSSSGEQSGISQDRGHSSHQSSSSGKHGSGSGSGSGSGSRQSSSSGQHGSRSDYSSSNRGHGSNVGQGHSSHSQKSSSSGQHGSHSDSGSESGSGQTSSSKHQGSRSDHSSSGRHGSRITHSSSQRRHRSSSGEQSETSQDQGHRSSSHQSSSSGKHGSSSSSGSGSRQSSSSGKYGSDSGSGSGSGSKQSSTSGQYGSDSGQSSSNRGHGISPRDKIGVATGEGHRSHTQQSSSSGQHASEHGSDQLSLKRKQQYF